The Populus alba chromosome 6, ASM523922v2, whole genome shotgun sequence genome contains a region encoding:
- the LOC118053416 gene encoding TORTIFOLIA1-like protein 2, with product MKEAHSQLKTRGSSRVSAQQVVFELKQKVVVALKKLADRDTCQIGVDELEKMAECLTPDGVSPFLSCILDTDKEQKSAVRKECVRLIGTLVNFHEGLMGPHLSKMVASVVKRLKDPDSVVRDACVETMGILAAKLSNHGDESDGVFVMLVKPLFEALGEQNKQVQSGSALCLARVIDNSHDPPVSILQRMLARTIKLLKNPHFMAKPAAIELNRSIILAGGAPSQNILSAAMTSIQEALKNSDWTTRKAASAALGEIASSGGSCLGPFRASSIRYLESCRFDKVKPVRDAVQHALQYWKSLPGSDTPEPSETGSSIKENFYGGDYSDVTSASDVVRKEATLKNVVSDSTKRRAPLSATKACQNYMDSHHPKTDNWHIEISVPKKHNSSLADLQNEESEGSSVTKTLERMSADVMSPPDIGCEYVPMDDKQDSSSVSNLVTNNFETKFVTVSHGLLEEGSSFKPRGRNQQFSSEGINSEVQIYSAQMRDRRSIDSAVTENSFQTLHGCCSQVASEMACIRKQLLEMENKQSNLMELLQVFSTGVMDNLSILQSKVSGLEHEVDRIGQVLMQDGRRSDSAISRLMKQNQSVSSPRPSTYTPRPSVDIRNRQPSLLSAKNSDIWEGKNFSRSRPINPAKNGTEMWANPTVKTSRNAIGKDMQKRSGQGAQSMGQARKVDSVFAPLSSANSRQSGPESKNCVWQCVKDFLCEGDLESAYEEALCSIDELVLIELIERTGPVLESLSSKTAGDVLSILASYFLEQRFTNSIIPWLQQLVDLSTINGPDYIILSAKTKREFFCAIQEAVNMEFSNPAERRSISQLAMKLRQLWGKSS from the exons ATGAAGGAGGCACATTCCCAATTGAAAACTAGAGGGTCCTCTAGGGTTAGTGCACAGCAAGTGGTTTTTGAGCTTAAGCAAAAGGTGGTTGTTGCATTGAAAAAGCTTGCTGATCGAGATACTTGTCAGATTGGTGTTGATGAGCTTGAGAAAATGGCTGAGTGTTTAACCCCAGATGGGGTTTCGCCGTTCCTTTCGTGTATTTTGGATACGGATAAGGAGCAGAAGAGTGCGGTTAGGAAGGAGTGTGTTAGGTTGATAGGTACATTGGTGAATTTTCATGAGGGTTTAATGGGACCCCATTTGAGTAAGATGGTTGCTAGTGTTGTTAAGAGGCTTAAGGATCCGGATTCGGTTGTTAGGGATGCTTGTGTTGAGACGATGGGTATTTTGGCTGCTAAGTTGAGTAACCATGGGGATGAGAGTGATGGGGTTTTTGTTATGTTGGTCAAGCCGCTTTTTGAAGCTTTGGGTGAGCAGAATAAGCAGGTGCAGTCGGGCTCTGCGTTGTGCTTGGCGAGGGTCATTGATAATTCTCATGATCCTCCAGTTTCTATTCTGCAGCGGATGTTGGCTCGGACAATAAAGTTGCTCAAGAATCCACATTTCATGGCAAAACCAGCAGCAATTGAGTTGAACAGAAGCATCATTCTG GCGGGAGGTGCTCCATCACAAAATATTCTATCCGCCGCAATGACTAGCATCCAAGAAGCTCTCAAAAACAGTGATTGGACAACACGCAAAGCAGCTTCTGCAGCATTGGGAGAAATTGCTTCAAGTGGTGGATCCTGCTTGGGACCTTTTAGGGCTTCCTCCATCCGATATCTTGAATCATGCCGATTTGACAAG GTGAAACCAGTTAGGGACGCAGTACAGCATGCCCTTCAGTACTGGAAAAGTCTTCCAGGGTCTGATACCCCTGAACCTTCTGAAACTGGTTCTTCTATAAAAG AAAACTTCTATGGAGGTGACTACAGTGATGTCACGAGTGCAAGTGATGTTGTGCGGAAGGAGGCCACACTAAAAAATGTAGTTTCAGACTCGACTAAAAGAAGGGCTCCTTTATCAGCTACGAAAGCATGTCAAAATTATATGGACTCTCATCATCCCAAAACAGATAATTGGCATATTGAAATTTCTGTCCCAAAAAAGCATAACAGTTCTTTGGCAGATCTTCAAAATGAGGAATCAGAGGGTAGTTCCGTTACCAAAACATTAGAAAGGATGAGTGCTGATGTAATGAGTCCTCCAGATATTGGATGTGAATATGTGCCCATGGATGACAAGCAAGACTCTTCATCTGTGTCCAACCTAGTTACTAACAACTTTGAGACCAAGTTTGTCACAGTTTCTCACGGCTTGCTTGAGGAGGGCAGTTCATTCAAGCCGAGGGGTCGGAATCAGCAGTTTTCATCTGAAGGGATAAACAGTGAGGTGCAAATATACTCTGCACAGATGCGAGATCGTAGAAGTATCGACTCTGCAGTTACAGAGAACAGTTTCCAAACATTGCATGGATGTTGTTCACAGGTAGCCAGTGAAATGGCTTGCATACGGAAACAACTTTTGGAGATGGAAAACAAGCAGTCGAATTTAATGGAACTACTACAg GTGTTTTCAACAGGTGTAATGGATAACTTGTCTATATTACAGTCTAAAGTGTCTGGTTTAGAACATGAAGTAGATAGAATAGGTCAAGTTCTCATGCAAGATGGGAGACGTTCTGATTCAGCTATCTCTAGACTTATGAAGCAGAATCAAAGTGTTTCTTCTCCCAGACCTTCAACATACACTCCTCGGCCATCTGTAGATATTCGCAATAGACAACCTTCACTGCTTTCTGCAAAGAATTCTGATATATGGGAGGGAAAAAATTTCAGCAGGAGCAGACCAATCAACCCTGCTAAAAATGGCACAGAGATGTGGGCTAATCCTACTGTAAAGACTAGTAGGAATGCTATAGGAAAGGACATGCAAAAACGCTCTGGGCAGGGGGCACAGAGCATGGGTCAGGCGAGAAAAGTTGATTCTGTCTTTGCTCCACTCTCGAGTGCCAATTCTAGACAAAGTGGTCCAGAGAGCAAAAATTGTGTGTGGCAATGTGTGAAAGACTTTTTATGTGAAGGTGACCTAGAGTCTGCCTATGAGGAAGCTCTCTGTTCCATTGATGAACTTGTTCTGATTGAGCTTATTGAAAGAACTGGTCCTGTTCTAGAAAGTTTGTCCTCCAAGACTGCTGGTGATGTTCTTAGCATTTTGGCATCGTACTTCTTAGAGCAGAGGTTTACAAACTCAATAATCCCTTGGTTGCAGCAG